The region CCCCAGGTACTGGGGCTCATCCTGAACCTGCCCTCACCTGTGTCGCTGGGGCTTCTGTCCCTGCCACTGCGCCGTCGGCACTGGGTGGCTCTGCGCCAGGTGGACGGTGTCTACTACAACCTGGACTCCAAGCTGCGAGCACCCGAGGCCCTGGGGAATGAGGATGGTGTCAGGTGAGCCAGGGCAGAAGTGAGGCTGGGGCCTCAATGCTGGAATCCCGCTCTGCCCCAATTAAATGTGCTggctgggcctcagtttcccctttctCCCATCCAGAGCCTTCCTGGCAGCCGCCCTGGCCCAGGGCCTGTGTGAGGTGCTGCTGGTGGTGACCAAGGAGGTGGAAGAGAAGGGTTGCTGGTTGCGGACAGACTGACCTATGGCCTACTCTGCCTGCGCGCTGCACCCAGCCTGAGTTCCAAGTGCCGGGGAAGGGCCTGCGCTTCAGGCACCTGGAGAaggcccttccccttccccacgTTCCCACTCCCCAATGCCGCTGCTGCCTCAATAAATCTGCCAATTTGCTCCCTGCCTGATCTGTGACCAGCTGATCCCCTGCACCTGCTGAGGGTCCCTTTCCATCAGAGAGGCCAGATACCCTAGTGAGAGAGACGGAGGAGACCAAAAATACTGCTTCAGTCTGATGTGTGTGGTAGGGTAAGAGCTGAGCAGAATGCGAGGTTAATTTCTTGAGTCTCAATTGGGAGACAGACAGAAAAATGGTCCCCACAGATGTTTAGGAATCCCAGAGCCTGGAATATGTTAGGTGACAGCAAGGTTCCAGCAAAGTTGCAGTTGGAATTTGGTGACCCATCAGCTGGCCTCACAATAGGGACATGATCCTGGCTCAGGTGGGCCTCATGAAGCCACAGGGGAAGCAGGGGGGAGCTCATCCTGGGTCTGACCTCCAGAGGCGTGAGATAATCCACCAACTGTGGACAGTGGCAATTCAGGTGGGGTACCAGGCCTCAGAGAAAGGCCACTGGGCAAGGGCTTGAAGAAGGCGAGAGAGGGGCTTGGGGAGGATGTTGGAGAAAGGCCTCTCAGGTGCAAAGCACAGCTCCACAAAAGCCTGAGGACAGGGGAAGATGATGGCTGGCCTTTCTGGCCACGGTACAGACCTGGCTCTGACCCAGGAGCCAGGAGCAGAGGAGCCTGCAGTGAGGATCTACCACATCTCCACTTGAGCCAGGTCTGCCCTTGGGCCTCCTCTGCATGGTCCTGCAGGGCCTTCTCTCTCCCTGAGATGCCCTTACCCCAGTGGAGCCAGCCTCTGGGTCCAGCCTTGCTGAGGGACACCCTGGGCTAGAGCAGTCAGAGGCCCGCCATCCAGGCTCCAGGCTGGGggagacacaagagaaggccagGTCTCCTGGCCCAGCAGTGTGGGGGCCAAAGGGGGTCTCCCAGGATGCTGTGGGAAATAGCAGAAGGTGAAAGGACAGGAAAAGGGGCAGGTCACCTGCAAAGGCACAGAGACAAGAGTGGCCATGGGGAGGGCCTCCAGAATGGGAACCGACTAGGTGAGAGTGGCAATCCAGCGGGGTGCAGGGCCTCAGAGAAAGGCCAGCTGGGCAAAGACAGGAAGAACATCCCCACAAGTGCTGCTGCTCCTCCCAGTAGTTACCTGAAGAGGTCAGGGGGCGAGGTGATCCTGGCCAGAGCAAACCAGGCAGACCAGGCAAACCCTAAGGAAGAGGAGGTGATGGGTACTGTGCTCGCAGAATGGAAGGGATGAGACAGGTCAGGACCAGTGACATCCAGGAGGTAGATTCAGGGGTCACAGAGCTGTCCTCGGAGGTGAGAGTGTGAGTAGAGGGAGAGAAGTAGGTAGAGAGAACTAGGCTCAACCTGGGGACCCCCTTACATGCCACCCAGGAGGGTGGAACCAGTGGCACAGGGACACTGGGGACGCAAGGCAGGAGGGAACCTGGTTAGGTGTGActccccacctcagcctccatcTGGAAGCCACCAGGCAATAAAGTACCCCAGGACCACAGATGCCACCCCCTGATGCCAACATGGGCAGGGCAGACGCCATGCAGGACGCGTAGTGAACCCTGGAGACACAGAGGCTCAGTAGCAGGTCCCAGTTTCCCAGATTTCTGAAGTCAGAAGTCAAGTTGTAAAGTGAAGGACAATGTGACACAGGGACAAGCTGCTGGGGCAGCCCCGCAGGCTTCCcggcttccctccctcccctccccgccccacTGGTCTCTGAGCCCTAGGGGTGTTTCTGTGCCTCTGCCTTAGTCCCCTCATTTCCCCGACACCTCAGTCCCTATCTCCCACTGTCCCTTTCTCTCAGACCAGATTCTCTCTTCTTATCTCTCACCTTCCTGGTCTCTGGATTTTTCTCAGCCTCTATcgccctcctccctgcccactcACTCATGCCTGTCGCCTGTCCCATCCTTGGTGGCAGACAGCTGGCGGGACTCCTGAGTGCTTCTATTCTTGGTCTGAGTGGCAGCAGCTGTGACCTCCCAGGTGCTCCCTCAGCTGTGGCCAAATAAGGCCCGGAGCGGAGCCCCGACCCAGAGGGGCCCGGGACCCTGGCTGTGCACAGGTGCGAGCTGGGTGTGGGCGCCTCCTTTGCCCCGCACTTGCTGAGGCCGCCCATCCTCCCCACCCCCGCC is a window of Ictidomys tridecemlineatus isolate mIctTri1 chromosome 15, mIctTri1.hap1, whole genome shotgun sequence DNA encoding:
- the Josd2 gene encoding josephin-2 isoform X1, with translation MSQAPGAQPSPPSVYHERQRLELCAVHALNNVLQQQLFSQEAADEICKRLAPDSRLNPHRSLLGTGNYDVNVIMAALQGLGLAAVWWDRRRPLSQLALPQVLGLILNLPSPVSLGLLSLPLRRRHWVALRQVDGVYYNLDSKLRAPEALGNEDGVSFPFLPSRAFLAAALAQGLCEVLLVVTKEVEEKGCWLRTD
- the Josd2 gene encoding josephin-2 isoform X3; amino-acid sequence: MSQAPGAQPSPPSVYHERQRLELCAVHALNNVLQQQLFSQEAADEICKRPLSQLALPQVLGLILNLPSPVSLGLLSLPLRRRHWVALRQVDGVYYNLDSKLRAPEALGNEDGVSFPFLPSRAFLAAALAQGLCEVLLVVTKEVEEKGCWLRTD
- the Josd2 gene encoding josephin-2 isoform X4 codes for the protein MSQAPGAQPSPPSVYHERQRLELCAVHALNNVLQQQLFSQEAADEICKRPLSQLALPQVLGLILNLPSPVSLGLLSLPLRRRHWVALRQVDGVYYNLDSKLRAPEALGNEDGVRAFLAAALAQGLCEVLLVVTKEVEEKGCWLRTD